The following proteins come from a genomic window of Oncorhynchus masou masou isolate Uvic2021 chromosome 25, UVic_Omas_1.1, whole genome shotgun sequence:
- the LOC135513483 gene encoding C-X-C motif chemokine 11-1-like, with amino-acid sequence MTNTMTSTVLISFLACLLLANVEGQVGHSKARCQCLNGLVNHVKPLHIEKLEVYTSSHSCRNMEIIVTLKNGEGKKCLNPEAPFAKKIIEKIMNKQRSVQ; translated from the exons ATGACCAACACGATGACATCAACGGTCCTCATCAGCTTCCTGGCCTGTCTGCTCCTGGCCAATGTAGAAG GCCAGGTGGGTCATTCTAAAGCTCGGTGCCAGTGTCTGAATGGACTGGTGAACCACGTTAAACCTCTTCACATTGAGAAGCTCGAGGTGTACACCTCCAGCCACTCCTGCAGGAACATGGAGATCAT TGTCACTCTGAAGAACGGAGAAGGGAAGAAGTGTCTGAATCCAGAGGCTCCATTTGCAAAGAAAATCATTGAGAAAATAATGAACAAACAAAG GAGTGTGCAGTAA